From Bradyrhizobium sp. AZCC 1610:
TCCAGGCTTGCAGCCACGCTGCTCGCGGAAAAGCGTTTGCTTGAAAATCGCCTGAAGCAACTCAAGGGTGGCCTCGAAGCTGAGCGCGAGAGTTCGTCGACAGGGCGGCGCCCATATCCGACCGTCGTTCCGAAGTTTCGGAATCCGGATCGGCCGTCCGAGACTTGGGCGGGACGAGGGAAGACGCCGCGTTGGCTTGCTGCAAAATTGAAGTCCGGCAGGCGGATCGATGACTTCCGAATCAGGCATGTAGCATAAGAAGCTTTGCAGCCGGTCGGTTGCGGCATGCTTGCACTTCGGCCAGTCCACGAATTGGCCACGTGAAGCCTGCGGATGCCGTGCCGACCTGCTGCGGGTCGCTAATGCGCGCGAGTTCTTGAATGCGCGCGCGTTCGTGGCTGTTCGGCTTGGAAGGCTTTCCGGCGCTTCGGCTACATCCCTGGTGATGTCGATCTGGATTCAGATGCTGGCGTCACGGTCGCACTTCAGATTGCCTTGACCTTGGCGCTCGGGATTGAGTGTCCTTTCGGCATGCGCTTCCAGGGCTCTGACAATTCCCATGCGCGCAAACAGCATGGGACCGCGATCTTCGGCGGCATCGATGAGCATCTGCACGGCAAGCCGCCATTCCTGACCATCACGTTCTGGCTGAGGAAGCTTCCTGATGTAGTCGGCTGCGTCTCGCAGGGTTTGCGCAGGCGGTCCCTCCGGGAGAGGGACAGGCTGCGCGAACGGACGATCCCAGGACATTTAGTCGAACTCCCGTCACAGACCTCCCACGACCCTAAGCGTGAGAAGGATGCGCCAAGGCGCACAACCCGGCAATGGTTGTCTTCCGATGGAGCCGGAAGCCGGAGATTCGACGCGGAGTCTCGCTGTTAGTTCCATTCCCCGAGATTGTTTGTTCACAGTTCCAGTCCGGCCCAATCTCCCCGGAACTCTCTGTGCTGCAGGGTTCGGCGCCGCGGCTCCGGGTTGAGCCCGGTTGCGGAAAGATCAGTTTTGAAACGCAACACCGACGAAATCGCCTTGCCGCCAGATCACGCGGCACTCGCGAACGGTGTGAAAATTGTCGAAGCTCAATTCGAAATTCAGCGGCAGCACATTGAGGCCGTGGAGTTCGATTCCGGCCCCGGAATTCGTGACGTCCTGAACGCGGCAGGTGAGGACACCGCGCTGCGCGTCAAAGAACAGCAGCGCGTCTTTCGCGATCGTCGTCCTCGCCACATATCGGCGTTCGGATTCCATCCGGGTTACCAACAGTTCACGCCAGGCCCGCGCTGGCAGAGGCTAGCGAATTGCGCTCAGGCGGCAATCAGCTTCGGCCTTCTTCGTAAACAATCAATTTTAATCATTGCGGAAAGTCGCATTTACGAGGGAGCAGCCATCGTCAGGACGGGTGCCGTGGCGGGTTAAGCACAGCTCCGCCTGTTCCGCGCGCGGAACTCACAATCAGGCTTGATGTGCCGGTGAAAGCCGGGCCTCTTTTAATACGCAGAGGGGAATCACATGGGCTTACGTTGGATGTGCGTGCTGGCGCTGTGTTTGGGAACACCAAGCGCCGGCTTTGCGGGTGAACAGTCTGGTGTTTTGCGTCGAATTTCGTGTCCTGTCGTGCGCTATTACGTGGCGCAATACAGTGCGCCGGCCGCCGAGCAGTGGGCCCGCAGCAAAGGCGCGAGCGACGCCGAGATCGAAGCCGCCCGGCGCTGCCTGAGGCCCGACACCACGCGAACGGCCAAGGCCCCACAGAGGCGGCCGCTCGCGCTCGGCACTTACGGCTGGTGAATAGCCGGCAATGCGGCGGGCGGGACGCGGCGAGGCTGCGCGTCCGCTTTTCAGACTTCCCGATCCTCGAATCCGTATTCGCGATAGATGGCGGCGCGATCAGCGTGGGGGTTTAGCCGGCACTTTGCCTGGGCGAGATGCAGATTGAGGGTCCCTGGCTGACAATTGGCTGCCAACAGTTTCCGGATGTCGTCCATCTGCTGGCGCGATTGCTGGGTCGGTTCGAGCTGCTCAAGCGCGACCAGCGCCGTCGCCAGCGCTTCCGTGACGACCCATTCGTCGTGGCCGGTAATTCCCTTTTTTGGCATGACGACCCGCATCCTTCGTCAGGGCAACGGCGCAATTCCCGGCCGGCATCGTAGGCTCACGTTCAAGTCGAGTCGAGAATGACGTCGAAATTGCGAACGCCGCGCCGCGGCTGTCCTGATTATTTGTGGGCGATCCCGGCGCGGCTTGGACCGACCTGCGTCCAGCCCATGCGCTGGACCGGTCAATAGGGCTGGCGCTGCCGGCGGTCCCGCCGCGCTTTTCCGCCTGCGTAATACGGGTTGACGATGCATTGTGCCGAGCGGCCCGACGCCGACATATTGCACTGTGCCAGCGAGGTATAACCGCATTCGAAATAATAGTCGGTAAAGCCCTGATAAACCTGCAGGCAGACCGGATAACGCGGATCATAGGTCTGGGCTTGAGCAGGCGAGATTGCTGCAGCCGCTGCGATCGTCAGAAATGCCAAAGCCGGAATGCGCATGAGATATCTCCCTCGGACTATGAAACTTGCCCAACAGCCATAACGCCATGTCGGTTCCGACACTAGCCGCTCAGGGCGGTTCGAGAAAACTTGGCCCTTCGTTCTGCCGTAACCGACAGCCAGCGGAGAATACGCTTGCTTGCTCGCTCCGATCCGAATCCCAATTCAATGCCCCGACTGATCCAATGAGCTAGTACGCGGTATGGCTCGAACGGTTCCGCTCAGTGTCGTCGAGACTCCGAGTTTCTGTTTGCGACCAGCAAGATCATGAGCGACGAAGAGCGTGCGGTTCTGGTCGATTATCTTGCCTACAACCCGACGTCCGGTGACCTGATTCCCGGGACCGGTGGCGTACGGAAGCTGCGGTGGGGTTTGGAGGGGCGAGGCAAACGTGGCGGGCGCGCGTGATCTATTTTTATCACGACGCGGGCGTACCGCTCTTCGCTCTGGCTGCGTTTGCCAAGAACGAGCGGGCCGATCTGAGCCAGAAGGTCGTAACGACTTCCGGCAGCTTACGGCGCTGCTGGCCGTCAAATTCAAGAGGAGAAAGCCATGAGCAAGGTTGCCGACAGTATCCGGCGCGGCCTTCGGGAAGCAGTGACGTATGCCGAGGGGAAAGCGGACGAAAACACCTATCGCGTCCATGTGCCTGCTAGGATCGATGTGAAGGCGATCCGGACCGGTTTGGACATGACACAGGAAGAGTTCGCTGGCCAGTTCGGCTTCAGCATCAACACATTGCGCCATTGGGAACAGGGCTCGCGTCAACCGGAGGGGCCAACACGGGCTTATCTTCTCGTCATCGAGCGTGCGCCCAAGGCAGTTCAAAAAGCATTACGGGTGGGCTGAGGCGCGGGCTTCGGCGAGCGGATGCCGGAATGTGTAAAGTGAGCAGTGAGTAGCCCGCATGACCCGACGGGTCGCGCGCCTGCGCGCCCGATGACCGACTCCGCGAGACGCGGAGCAGAAAAGCCGGATATCGTTTCGCCCATCTGGGCTAGGTTTGCTTCGGCATCTCCTAACTTATGTAGGGCTCCAGCTCACCAAGTTGTACGCAGCATCGCTTCAGGCGGCCGAGGTGTCGCCGACGAAGCGATGTCGTTCCGCGATTCCAGATGGCGACAATCCATTCTTCGTCGCGCTCGTCGAGATCGAGCCGCGCCTCGTAGGCGCGCTGGATCAGGTTGCTGACATTGATGTTACCGTCGATCTTCGAGATCAGCTCATTGTCGTCGCGAACTTCGAACAGCACCTCGGCCTGCCGCGTGCTGAGCCGGTCGGGCGGTCGAGCGACCAGGCTTTCGAGAAAATCCCGCTCCCAATCGGTCAGATCGGGAAACAGCAGGCACTGTCTCACCATCAAAATGAAACGCGAAGGATCGCGCCCGACTGCATCCATCTCACGGTAAGAAGCCAACGCGACCTCCTGTGGATAACGCCTGTACAAGCACGGGAAAAGTAAGTGATTTGCGGTGGATCCGCAGCGCTAAAATCTGCGCGTCAACACAGAAAATCGCGACCCCGGAATGCTTGGCAGGATTCCCGCCTGACGCCTGCTGATTTTGCCAATTACCGCAACTGCGGCAGGGCTTTTTGCTAAAGGTGGTGGCGATCCCAGCAGGATTCGAACCTGCAACCCACGGAGTAGAAATCCGTTACTCTATCCAGTTGAGCTATGGGACCGTCTGGGCGGTAGCCGCCCTAGGTATCCGCCTTATAGGCCTTCCTTATCTAGCACTGCCAATATGAAAAATCCGCCTTCCCGCCAAGACGGTCGAACCGATTTCCTCAACTTCGCGACCAAGGCAGACGGTG
This genomic window contains:
- a CDS encoding H-NS histone family protein, whose translation is MSTDELWALHEEIASRLAATLLAEKRLLENRLKQLKGGLEAERESSSTGRRPYPTVVPKFRNPDRPSETWAGRGKTPRWLAAKLKSGRRIDDFRIRHVA
- a CDS encoding PilZ domain-containing protein; its protein translation is MESERRYVARTTIAKDALLFFDAQRGVLTCRVQDVTNSGAGIELHGLNVLPLNFELSFDNFHTVRECRVIWRQGDFVGVAFQN
- a CDS encoding helix-turn-helix domain-containing protein — encoded protein: MSKVADSIRRGLREAVTYAEGKADENTYRVHVPARIDVKAIRTGLDMTQEEFAGQFGFSINTLRHWEQGSRQPEGPTRAYLLVIERAPKAVQKALRVG
- a CDS encoding DUF3551 domain-containing protein, with amino-acid sequence MRIPALAFLTIAAAAAISPAQAQTYDPRYPVCLQVYQGFTDYYFECGYTSLAQCNMSASGRSAQCIVNPYYAGGKARRDRRQRQPY